One genomic segment of Pristiophorus japonicus isolate sPriJap1 unplaced genomic scaffold, sPriJap1.hap1 HAP1_SCAFFOLD_29, whole genome shotgun sequence includes these proteins:
- the LOC139248297 gene encoding histone H2A type 2-A-like: MSGRGKSGGKVRAKAKSRSSRAGLQFPVGRVHRHLRKGNYAERVGAGAPVYMAAVLEYLTAEILELAGNAARDNKKTRIIPRHLQLAIRNDEELNKLLGKVTIAQGGVLPNIQAVLLPKKTASAPKSK; this comes from the coding sequence ATGTCTGGGAGAGGAAAAAGCGGCGGTAAagttcgggccaaggccaagtctcgctcctcccgggccggactgcagttccctgtgggccgtgttcacaggcatcTGCGAAAGggaaactacgctgagcgtgtgggtgccggagccccggtctacatggctgctgtgctcgagtatctgaccgctgaaatcctggagctggccggtaacgcggcccgcgacaacaagaagacccgcatcatccccagacacctgcagctggccatccgcaacgacgaggagctcaacaagctgctgggaaaggtgaccatcgctcagggtggagtgctgcctaatatccaggctgtgctgctgcccaagaaaaccgccagtgcgcccaagagcaagtaa